A stretch of the Hippoglossus hippoglossus isolate fHipHip1 chromosome 1, fHipHip1.pri, whole genome shotgun sequence genome encodes the following:
- the pi4k2b gene encoding phosphatidylinositol 4-kinase type 2-beta: protein MMSECDPTETESSGLDAGEAAVSLPESNFLSSDSPGVLFDRSREGLGLALNPGVAVRMSDSCESVLTELETDGSGEEALLLPCLAGGSSSPRGEREKRSRRNRHSSSSDKDTLASPGTGNGDFNHFPEDPEFADIVQRAEQAIESGVFPERISQGSSGSYFVKDPKGKIIGVFKPKSEEPYGHLNPKWTKYFHKLCCPCCFGRGCLLPNQGYLSEAAASLVDTKLGLGVVPKTKVVYLASETFHYSAIDRAKSRGKKYALEMVPKVGRHFHRVGLPPKVGSFQLFVEGYRGADHWVRRFDAEPLPENIRKQLQSQFERLVVLDYVIRNTDRGDENWLIKYEKSGEGQKDAELPETESCPDSCIKIAAIDNGLAFPFKHPDQWRAYPFQWALLPQARVAFSQETRELVLSRLSDMNFVQDLCEDLYEMFMTDKGFDKPMFERQMSVMRGQVLNLTQALKDGKSPSQLVKMPPVVVERRHSSGQGRIVTLGSAFTQTFHCKRPFFSSW from the exons ATGATGTCCGAATGCGACCCgacagagacggagagcagCGGGCTGGACGCCGGGGAGGCAGCGGTGTCACTGCCGGAGTCCAACTTTCTCTCCTCGGACTCTCCTGGGGTTTTGTTTGACAGGAGCCGGGAGGGCTTGGGACTCGCGCTGAACCCCGGGGTCGCCGTTCGTATGTCGGACTCGTGTGAAAGCGTCCTGACCGAGCTGGAGACGGACGGCTCCGGAGAAGaggcgctgctgctgccgtgctTAGCGGGAGGCTCGTCGTCGCCGCGGGGTGAGAGGGAGAAGCGCAGCAGGCGGAACAGGCACAGCTCCTCGTCGGATAAAGACACCTTGGCCTCGCCAG GTACCGGCAACGGGGACTTCAACCATTTCCCAGAAGATCCAGAGTTTGCAGATATTGTCCAAAGGGCAGAACAAGCGATCGAGAGTGGCGTCTTCCCAGAGAGAATTTCACAGGGATCCAGTGGGAGCTACTTTGTCAAAGACCCAAAAGGG AAAATCATTGGTGTTTTCAAACCAAAGTCAGAGGAACCTTATGGTCACCTGAACCCCAAATGGACCAAATATTTTCACAAG CTGTGCTGTCCGTGTTGTTTTGGACGAGGCTGCTTGTTACCTAACCAGGGTTACCTCTCAGAAGCTGCCGCCTCACTTGTTGATACCAAGCTCGGCCTGGGAGTGGTGCCAAAAACCAAG gtgGTATACCTGGCTAGCGAGACATTCCATTACAGCGCCATCGACAGGGCGAAGTCCAGGGGGAAGAAGTACGCCTTAGAGATGGTCCCTAAGGTGGGGCGACACTTCCACAGAGTGGGACTGCCACCCAAG gtggGCTCCTTTCAGCTGTTTGTGGAGGGTTACCGTGGAGCAGACCACTGGGTGCGGCGCTTTGATGCAGAGCCGCTGCCGGAGAACatcaggaagcagctgcagtcacagTTTGAGCGGCTGGTGGTTTTGGACTACGTCATCAGGAACACAG ATCGAGGGGACGAAAACTGGTTGATCAAGTATGAGAAGTCTGGAGAAGGACAAAAG GATGCAGAGTtgccagagacagagagctgtCCAGATTCTTGCATCAAGATCGCAGCGATTGACAACGGCCTGGCCTTCCCCTTTAAGCACCCAGACCAATGGCGAGCCT ACCCGTTTCAGTGGGCGCTCCTCCCCCAGGCGAGGGTTGCCTTCTCTCAGGAGACCAGAGAACTGGTGCTGTCCCGCCTCTCTGATATGAACTTTGTCCAGGACCTCTGTGAGGACCTCTATGAGATGTTCATG aCGGATAAAGGCTTTGACAAACCCATGTTTGAGAGACAGATGTCTGTGATGAGGGGACAG GTGTTGAACCTGACTCAGGCACTGAAGGACGGGAAGAGTCCCAGCCAGCTGGTGAAGATGCCGCCCGTGGTGGTGGAGCGCAGACATTCAAGTGGCCAGGGGCGTATTGTAACACTGGGCAGCGCCTTCACGCAAACCTTCCACTGCAAGCGgccatttttctcctcttggTAG
- the htra3a gene encoding serine protease HTRA3a has protein sequence MQLLLLAVALVFTHDLTGGAVHPDKCAPRCDASLCPSPSCPGGYVPDRCNCCLVCSPGEGEPCGRKHDPPCGDGLECKTLAAAVKRRGSRGVCRCKTEHEVCGSDGRTYGNVCKMRAASRKAQQKGRPEIIQAHKGACSGSSLVHPSSPRYKFNFIADVVEKIAPAVVHIELFVRHPLLGHHIHLSSGSGFIVTHSGEIVTNAHVVTTAASVTGRPQLRVQLHDGDTYEAMVRDVDRKADIATIKVNPQKKLPVLSLGSSADLRPGEFVVAIGSPFALQNTVTTGIVSMAQRDGKELGIKDSDMDYIQTDAIINYGNSGGPLINLDGEVIGINTLKVTAGISFAIPSDRISRFLTESQTKHSKEKTRLQRRLTEEPQSDAKVKRRFLGIRMLTITTDLVAELKHHYPDFPDIHSGVLVQQVIPNTAAEKGGINEGDVIVKLNGQPVDTTEDVHEVLQGDQPLLLEIRRGNDDLLFNIHPQGR, from the exons ATGCAGTTACTTTTGCTCGCAGTGGCGCTCGTCTTTACGCACGACCTTACTGGAGGAGCCGTGCACCCTGACAAGTGCGCCCCCCGGTGCGACGCGAGCCTGTGCCCGAGCCCCAGCTGCCCGGGCGGGTACGTCCCGGACCGCTGCAACTGCTGCCTGGTGTGTTCGCCGGGCGAGGGTGAGCCCTGCGGCCGCAAACACGACCCGCCCTGCGGCGATGGCCTGGAGTGCAAGACGCTGGCTGCTGCGGTGAAGCGGCGCGGCTCCAGGGGGGTCTGCCGGTGCAAGACGGAGCACGAGGTGTGCGGGAGCGACGGGAGAACGTACGGTAACGTGTGTAAGATGAGGGCGGCCAGCAGGAAGGCTCAGCAGAAGGGGAGGCCGGAGATCATCCAGGCGCACAAAGGAGCCTGTTCTG GTTCGTCCTTGGTCCATCCCAGCAGCCCTCGCTACAAGTTCAACTTCATTGCAGACGTAGTCGAGAAAATAGCACCGGCTGTCGTCCACATTGAGCTGTTTGTAAG ACATCCTTTGCTCGGTCACCACATTCACCTCTCTAGTGGCTCTGGGTTTATTGTGACCCACTCAGGCGAGATTGTGACCAATGCTCATGTGGTAACCACAGCTGCCTCGGTGACAGGGAGGCCCCAGCTGCGTGTTCAGCTCCATGATGGCGACACGTACGAGGCCATGGTCAGAGATGTAGACAGGAAGGCGGACATCGCCACAATCAAGGTCAATCCTCAG AAGAAGCTTCCTGTACTGTCTCTGGGCAGCTCAGCTGATCTGAGGCCGGGGGAGTTCGTGGTTGCCATCGGCAGCCCCTTCGCCCTGCAGAACACCGTCACCACCGGCATCGTCAGCATGGCACAGAGAGATGGCAAGGAGCTGGGCATCAAAGACTCAGACATGGACTACATCCAGACTGACGCTATTATTAAT TACGGCAACTCAGGAGGACCTCTCATCAACTTG gaTGGAGAGGTGATCGGCATCAACACTCTGAAGGTGACAGCAGGAATCTCCTTCGCTATCCCCTCAGACAGGATCAGCCGCTTCCTCACAGAGTCACAGACCAAACACagcaaag AAAAGACGAGACTACAGAGACGACTCACAGAGGAGCCACAGTCTGATGCAA AAGTAAAGAGACGTTTCTTGGGCATCAGGATGCTCACAATCACCACAGA tcTAGTAGCAGAGTTAAAACATCATTACCCAGACTTTCCTGACATCCACAGTGGAGTGTTGGTGCAGCAGGTCATACCTAACACTGCAGCAGAAAA ggGAGGGATTAATGAAGGTGATGTCATAGTGAAACTGAACGGACAGCCAGTCGACACCACTGAAGACGTTCACGAGGTGTTACAGGGTGACCAGCCACTCCTGCTGGAGATTCGCAGAGGCAACGATGACTTATTGTTCAACATCCACCCACAAGGCAGATAA